Proteins from a genomic interval of Odontesthes bonariensis isolate fOdoBon6 chromosome 7, fOdoBon6.hap1, whole genome shotgun sequence:
- the LOC142384748 gene encoding uncharacterized protein LOC142384748, with protein MEEKNNLETPEIQSQSTILNSHAACVPPALRDSESYHAFISYSSTDHQWTHSLIHQLESCGLQVCYHDRDFTPGRTVLENMSDCIHESQKVLLVLSAEFVRSRWCLLEANMSLFRDCLERKPMIPVMLEPGVLVPLHLCHLTYLEASDPDFMNKLLKVLCTPNQQLQGSTVVPFHPPTIYSGKALQPLTAVNEEELNKWDSGKFSDMEVPEQLRLIIEDQDKYKEAVRIVNRVSQTKVWLRPVWVRVLIYITAVISVLLLSSFLVYLNVMIFVNFFEKNPCTFLPVTIIPFFCVLLGMIIQISLWHKDSEKYIVRELQKAVSQANIILSQEKVLMGCQSNSKIYLVYLCLDGCKQEFAETFFDQVGAEEMFQRALLLFSCGYACSLAKRHFPFLQPDTRGHLEGGVCFCHYVSQQLSRGVWN; from the coding sequence atggaggaaaaaaataatttggaAACTCCTGAGATTCAGTCACAGTCCACCATCTTAAATTCTCATGCTGCTTGTGTTCCTCCTGCTCTGAGAGACAGTGAGAGTTACCACGCCTTCATCAGCTACAGCAGCACTGACCACCAGTGGACCCACTCCCTCATTCACCAGCTGGAATCATGCGGCCTACAGGTCTGCTACCATGATCGGGACTTCACTCCTGGTCGCACCGTGTTGGAGAACATGTCCGATTGCATCCATGAGAGCCAgaaggttctgctggttctcaGTGCAGAGTTTGTTAGGAGCCGCTGGTGTCTCCTGGAGGCCAACATGTCCCTGTTCAGAGACTGTCTGGAGAGAAAACCCATGATCCCAGTGATGCTGGAGCCAGGAGTCCTGGTTCCTCTCCACCTCTGCCACCTCACTTACCTCGAGGCCAGTGACCCTGACTTTATGAACAAGCTGCTCAAAGTGCTCTGCACCCCCAACCAGCAGCTTCAGGGGTCCACTGTGGTCCCTTTCCACCCTCCCACCATCTACAGCGGGAAGGCCCTGCAGCCTTTGACAGCTGTCAATGAGGAGGAACTCAATAAATGGGATTCTGGAAAGTTCAGTGACATGGAGGTCCCTGAGCAACTGCGCCTGATCATTGAGGACCAAGACAAATACAAAGAGGCTGTGAGGATTGTCAATAGGGTCTCTCAAACTAAAGTATGGCTGCGACCTGTCTGGGTCAGAGTACTAATCTACATCACTGCTGTAATATCTGTCTTGCTTTTGTCAAGTTTCTTAGTATATTTGAACGTAATGATATTTGtaaatttttttgaaaaaaatccctGCACATTTCTGCCAGTCACTATCATTCCTTTCTTCTGCGTTTTGTTGGGGATGATTATTCAGATTAGTCTTTGGCATAAGGATAGCGAGAAGTATATTgtgagagagctgcagaaagcTGTCAGTCAGGCGAACATAATCCTTTCTCAGGAGAAGGTGTTAATGGGCTGTCAGTCCAATTCAAAAATATACCTGGTGTATCTTTGTCTGGATGGTTGCAAACAGGAGTTTGCAGAGACTTTTTTTGACCAGGTTGGTGCAGAGGAAATGTTTCAAAGAGCTTTGCTTCTCTTCTCGTGCGGTTATGCCTGCAGCCTTGCAAAAAGGCATTTTCCCTTTCTGCAGCCTGACACCAGGGGTCACCTGGAGGGGGGAGTGTGTTTCTGTCACTATGTCTCCCAGCAGCTGAGCAGGGGAGTGTGGAATTAG